In the genome of Bacillus sp. S3, one region contains:
- a CDS encoding DEAD/DEAH box helicase, whose protein sequence is MSERSFGEYPLSNEITRALSVLKYEAPTEVQREVIPSALKKNDLIVKSQTGSGKTAAFGIPICEMIEWEEKKPQALILTPTRELAVQVREDMTNIGRFKRIKAIAVYGKEPFSKQKEELKQKTHVVVGTPGRVIDHIDRGTLDLGQVQYLVIDEADEMLNMGFIDEVESIIKELPSNRVTMVFSATLPKDVESLCYKYMKEPFHIEIEATGITTDTIEHRLIDVKDEEKLSVLKDVTIVENPDSCLIFCKTKEHVETVYAELDASNYSCERLHGGLEQQDRFAVMDGFKMGNFRYLVATDVAARGIDIDNVTLVINYDVPMEKESYVHRTGRTGRAGNKGKAITFATPYEEKFVKAIERYIGFEIPSVEAPKPQEVAAGKAAFEEKVSGRRVVRNNKTARINQDIMKLHFSGGKKKKIRAVDFVGTIAKIPGVTAEDIGIITIQDHLSYVDILNGKGSLVLQAMEKATIKGKRLKVSIAIK, encoded by the coding sequence ATGAGTGAAAGAAGTTTTGGAGAATACCCTTTAAGCAATGAAATCACAAGAGCGCTTTCGGTGTTAAAATACGAAGCGCCTACAGAGGTTCAACGGGAAGTGATCCCTTCAGCGTTGAAAAAGAACGATCTTATTGTAAAATCCCAAACTGGGAGCGGCAAGACAGCAGCCTTTGGGATCCCTATATGCGAAATGATAGAATGGGAAGAAAAAAAGCCACAGGCCTTAATTCTCACTCCTACTAGGGAGCTTGCGGTTCAAGTTCGCGAGGATATGACGAATATTGGCAGGTTTAAACGAATTAAAGCAATAGCCGTTTATGGGAAAGAACCTTTTTCGAAGCAAAAGGAAGAACTGAAGCAAAAAACCCATGTAGTCGTGGGGACACCAGGGCGTGTCATTGACCATATCGATAGAGGAACGCTAGATTTAGGTCAGGTTCAGTATCTTGTAATCGACGAAGCGGATGAAATGCTGAATATGGGTTTTATCGATGAAGTAGAATCAATAATAAAAGAACTTCCATCCAACAGAGTCACTATGGTCTTTTCCGCTACATTGCCGAAAGATGTTGAAAGTCTCTGCTATAAGTATATGAAAGAGCCCTTTCATATTGAGATTGAAGCAACTGGGATTACTACGGATACAATTGAACATCGATTAATCGATGTAAAAGATGAAGAGAAGCTTTCTGTGCTTAAAGATGTTACTATCGTTGAAAACCCTGACAGCTGTCTAATTTTTTGCAAGACGAAAGAACACGTTGAAACGGTATACGCTGAATTGGACGCATCCAACTATTCATGTGAAAGACTTCATGGAGGGTTAGAACAACAAGATCGGTTTGCCGTGATGGACGGATTCAAAATGGGGAATTTCCGATACTTGGTGGCCACCGATGTTGCTGCACGGGGGATTGACATTGATAACGTGACACTTGTGATTAACTATGACGTACCGATGGAAAAAGAAAGCTATGTCCACCGCACAGGCCGAACCGGACGAGCTGGAAATAAAGGAAAGGCCATTACGTTTGCTACACCTTATGAAGAAAAATTTGTTAAAGCAATTGAAAGATATATTGGCTTTGAGATTCCTTCAGTAGAGGCCCCAAAACCACAGGAAGTTGCTGCAGGAAAAGCTGCTTTCGAAGAAAAAGTCAGCGGCCGCCGAGTAGTCAGAAATAATAAAACGGCCCGCATCAACCAAGATATCATGAAACTCCATTTCAGCGGCGGCAAAAAGAAGAAGATTCGTGCGGTCGATTTTGTTGGGACCATCGCGAAAATTCCGGGAGTAACAGCTGAGGATATCGGCATTATTACGATCCAAGACCATTTATCCTATGTGGATATTCTAAATGGAAAGGGCTCATTAGTGCTACAAGCCATGGAGAAGGCCACAATCAAAGGAAAGCGACTAAAAGTCAGCATAGCAATAAAATAG
- a CDS encoding VOC family protein, with product MSFSFDHLVFFSKNPDEAIPLLKQRGIHAFNGGRHEFWGTYNTLSYFDLSYIEFLGIENLLVAEKQEKNRLVTHIVEQLEGQKQEGPARIAIRTDHIDELAVKLKEEGFTVYGPLPGERMRADGQVIKWSLLFPEAADNELELPFFIQWEKSDEERLLEFEELGLVGSHPAGNLQFESVCFVVHNLEQTLSTWGRLLDLKQGEGFVDASINARCRKLELAGTKLLFCTPLGEGIAATVLQEKGEIPFLVNLTGKGQSKIFEMMNGFWRFNQF from the coding sequence ATGTCATTTTCCTTTGATCATTTGGTCTTTTTTTCCAAAAACCCTGACGAGGCCATTCCTCTTTTAAAGCAAAGAGGAATCCACGCTTTCAATGGCGGTCGTCATGAATTTTGGGGTACATACAATACCCTGTCCTATTTTGATTTAAGTTATATTGAATTTTTAGGAATTGAAAATTTACTGGTGGCGGAAAAACAGGAAAAGAACCGTCTGGTTACGCATATTGTGGAGCAACTTGAAGGGCAGAAGCAGGAGGGGCCTGCTAGGATTGCCATTCGTACAGATCATATAGATGAGCTGGCTGTAAAGCTTAAAGAAGAAGGATTTACCGTTTATGGCCCGCTTCCCGGTGAACGGATGCGAGCGGATGGACAAGTGATAAAATGGTCACTGCTTTTCCCGGAGGCTGCGGATAACGAGCTGGAACTGCCATTTTTCATTCAATGGGAAAAATCAGACGAAGAGAGACTCTTAGAATTTGAGGAACTGGGATTGGTCGGGTCACATCCCGCGGGAAATCTGCAGTTTGAGAGTGTCTGCTTTGTTGTTCATAACTTGGAGCAAACTTTATCCACATGGGGAAGATTATTGGATCTTAAACAGGGAGAAGGATTTGTAGATGCCTCGATTAATGCGAGGTGCAGGAAACTAGAATTGGCTGGAACGAAGCTGTTGTTTTGTACACCACTTGGCGAGGGAATTGCCGCAACGGTGTTACAAGAAAAAGGGGAAATCCCTTTCTTAGTAAACCTGACCGGGAAAGGGCAAAGCAAAATTTTTGAAATGATGAATGGATTTTGGAGATTCAATCAGTTTTAG
- a CDS encoding MFS transporter, with the protein MNQFRPKLWTKDFIIVSTINFLVTIIFYLLIVIIGKYAVDQFHASTSQAGLVTGIFIIGSLIGRLFTGRFIELLGRKKTLYIGLVFFILTTLLYLVNINISVLLITRLLHGIAAGMVGTATGTIAAQIIPATRKAEGIGYFSMSAALSTAIGPFIGLYMTQHSDFHSIFIFSVALGVISFITSIFVYVPVLDGKVQAAENKGFKLSHFIEPKALPIAIVTLVIAFCYSSVLSYINFFAIEINLVGTASFFFLVYSIAVLLSRPFTGRLMDVKGANYVMYPAIIILAAGMIILSSVNTGITLLIAGALIGLGFGNIQSSTQAVAVKLTPPHRMGLATSTFFIFLDAGLGFGPYLLGFIIPVTGYSKLYVILGLVALVSSVLYYFLHGKKEHTAKAKINPSNAV; encoded by the coding sequence ATGAATCAATTCAGACCTAAATTATGGACAAAGGATTTTATCATCGTATCCACGATTAACTTTTTAGTAACTATCATCTTTTATTTATTAATTGTGATTATTGGCAAGTATGCTGTTGATCAATTCCATGCTTCTACAAGCCAGGCTGGACTTGTTACAGGAATCTTTATCATCGGGTCATTAATAGGAAGGCTTTTTACCGGACGCTTTATAGAGTTGCTTGGCCGCAAGAAAACGTTATACATTGGTCTAGTGTTTTTTATTTTAACAACCCTATTATATTTAGTAAATATAAATATTAGTGTTCTGCTTATTACCCGATTATTGCACGGTATTGCAGCCGGAATGGTTGGGACAGCCACGGGAACCATCGCAGCCCAAATTATTCCGGCAACCCGAAAAGCCGAAGGAATCGGCTACTTCAGCATGAGTGCCGCACTTTCTACCGCAATTGGTCCGTTCATCGGCCTTTATATGACTCAACATTCGGATTTCCATTCGATTTTTATTTTCTCAGTTGCCTTAGGCGTTATCAGCTTTATAACCTCGATTTTTGTATATGTGCCAGTATTAGATGGAAAAGTACAAGCAGCTGAAAATAAGGGCTTCAAGCTTTCACACTTTATTGAGCCAAAGGCACTGCCAATTGCCATTGTCACTCTTGTAATCGCCTTTTGTTATTCAAGTGTTCTCTCTTATATTAATTTCTTTGCAATTGAAATTAATCTCGTTGGGACTGCTAGCTTTTTCTTCCTTGTGTATTCAATTGCCGTATTACTTTCACGCCCATTCACAGGCCGCTTGATGGATGTGAAAGGTGCCAACTATGTTATGTATCCGGCCATTATTATCTTAGCAGCCGGTATGATAATACTAAGTTCGGTAAACACAGGCATTACATTGCTTATTGCCGGCGCCCTAATTGGCCTTGGATTTGGTAATATCCAGTCCAGTACCCAGGCCGTTGCGGTTAAATTAACACCTCCGCATCGTATGGGATTAGCCACTTCAACCTTTTTTATTTTCCTTGACGCAGGACTTGGTTTTGGACCCTATTTACTTGGATTCATTATCCCAGTAACGGGCTACAGTAAACTATATGTCATTCTCGGCCTTGTTGCACTGGTATCTTCCGTGCTCTACTACTTTTTACATGGTAAGAAGGAACATACTGCAAAAGCGAAAATCAATCCTTCAAATGCGGTTTAA
- a CDS encoding MarR family winged helix-turn-helix transcriptional regulator, which translates to MLYRPFENRLNIHLAEHQLYRAQWTILYYLANFGTATLVELSHYMSVEKPTVTRTISRLEELGYVEHVPGKDKREKRMQLSEMGRHVYKDVRVTIDQFEQEILKGVSEDEQNEAIRIMGKIQKNMTR; encoded by the coding sequence ATGCTATACAGGCCATTTGAAAATAGGCTGAATATCCATCTCGCTGAACATCAGCTATACAGGGCGCAGTGGACCATTTTGTACTATTTAGCAAATTTCGGAACGGCTACGCTTGTGGAGCTATCCCATTATATGAGTGTCGAAAAACCGACTGTTACTAGAACGATTAGCCGCTTGGAAGAGCTAGGATATGTAGAGCATGTTCCTGGAAAAGACAAACGTGAAAAAAGAATGCAGCTTTCAGAAATGGGAAGGCATGTGTATAAAGATGTCCGTGTGACAATTGACCAATTCGAACAGGAAATTCTAAAAGGAGTCTCGGAGGATGAACAAAACGAAGCCATCCGGATTATGGGAAAAATACAGAAGAACATGACAAGATAA
- a CDS encoding guanylate kinase translates to MYQIKGKEKIFVYTGPDGSGRKTIAKMVATAFDMETVLSYTTRSPRHYEKDGEDYHFVTEEAFKQLQANQEFLESVEIDGIHYGIREQDIVEAFQNHDYVYLTLNPEGTEKLKTMYGDGVVRIFVYANRDTVIQRQKDRQDDDEVIERHLSHYDEIMGYKSSCEHAFENFDSPQVAYQVSELIETFLDRDLTVTDY, encoded by the coding sequence ATGTATCAAATCAAAGGAAAAGAAAAAATCTTCGTTTACACAGGTCCCGATGGCTCTGGAAGAAAAACGATTGCAAAAATGGTTGCTACCGCGTTTGATATGGAAACCGTGCTCTCTTACACTACCCGTTCCCCCCGGCATTATGAAAAAGATGGTGAAGATTACCACTTTGTTACGGAAGAAGCCTTCAAGCAGCTGCAAGCAAATCAGGAGTTTCTTGAAAGCGTCGAAATTGACGGCATTCATTATGGCATTCGTGAGCAGGACATCGTTGAAGCCTTCCAAAACCATGATTACGTTTATCTGACTCTCAATCCCGAAGGAACCGAAAAGTTAAAAACAATGTATGGGGATGGAGTTGTCCGTATTTTCGTTTATGCCAATCGGGACACAGTAATTCAAAGGCAGAAAGACCGGCAAGATGATGATGAGGTAATTGAGCGCCATTTGTCCCATTATGATGAAATCATGGGCTATAAAAGCAGCTGTGAACATGCGTTTGAAAACTTTGATTCTCCGCAGGTCGCATACCAAGTCAGCGAATTAATCGAAACCTTTTTAGACAGAGACCTTACAGTAACGGATTATTGA
- a CDS encoding NEW3 domain-containing protein, with product MKKFFLGLLSTLLVVSLLPFSGNAAKAQESDVDLWNAVKPLETTVTFLNTGAHPDDERSDFLAYLSRGLGVKTSSLIGNRGEGGQNEIGDELGNGLGIIRSREMIEAAKITGVKAFHLSETTSDAIYDFGFSKSPEDTLAQWGEDLTYERLIRFIRTYQPDIVMPSFRNVDSQHGHHRAMEILSERAFKDAADPAIFPEQLKEGLSVWQVKKLYLPAESKEQTETSIEIGMFDPIYQMSYPQLGEQSRFMHKSQGMGNNIPVAPRQINLELLYSAVGDNAELFAGVPYNFKEWSQQLPKTENDLKVHFTKLQGKLDSIVSAYPSKEQVFEQSQSTLKEVRNLQNKTKQSKLSAALKNDLLHKLSIKEEQLQTASFTASQLDVSASSEFNILTKGQTTNVTVTLKNNGKQKLHNVSADLLVPEGWNITSKNKTTHLAPGESKQISYQVVVPEDAEYYHAYKTPAIQAAVTYESTGTKTSQIKDLNGTIAVLPDVGLTLSPEDIVVNTADIQEAIPVTVKVKNYRDGAAQSSVALKAPEGWKVSPSNAEVTFSSQLEEKSIDFTLAPPKDIKAGDFKIAAEAAVNGKTFNSTVQTINYDHIGTFYYEYPAQVNGVAFELLKNDSLKIGYVESGFDKVADYLNNAGLNVTKLTEADLKTADLSQYDSIVVGIRAYLSRADLIANNERLKEYVYNGGHLVVQYHKPGDGWNKDTTAPYPLTIGNPSIKWRVTDENAKVTVLQPDSPLFNYPNKITDSDWDHWIQERGLYYPMDWDNHYETFVRMNDPGEDPFDGGILMAKYGQGTYLYTNLVFYRQIQGQVPGGYRIFTNLISYGASN from the coding sequence GTGAAAAAGTTCTTTCTTGGATTACTTTCCACTTTATTAGTTGTTTCACTGCTGCCATTTAGCGGAAATGCTGCAAAGGCACAGGAGTCCGATGTTGATCTCTGGAATGCTGTCAAACCTCTCGAAACGACGGTTACGTTTCTAAATACCGGCGCCCATCCTGATGATGAGCGAAGTGATTTTCTGGCCTATTTATCCAGGGGGCTCGGTGTTAAAACATCAAGTCTAATCGGTAACCGCGGGGAAGGCGGTCAAAATGAAATTGGTGATGAATTAGGAAATGGTTTGGGCATCATCCGCTCGAGAGAAATGATTGAAGCGGCTAAGATTACTGGCGTTAAAGCCTTCCATCTTAGTGAAACCACATCTGATGCCATCTATGATTTTGGTTTTTCCAAAAGCCCTGAAGATACATTAGCACAATGGGGCGAGGACTTAACATACGAGCGGCTTATCCGCTTTATCCGTACGTATCAGCCGGATATTGTTATGCCTTCATTTCGAAATGTAGATTCCCAGCACGGTCATCACCGCGCAATGGAGATCCTGTCTGAACGCGCCTTTAAAGATGCAGCAGACCCAGCTATTTTCCCTGAACAGTTAAAAGAGGGCTTATCTGTCTGGCAGGTGAAAAAACTGTATTTACCTGCAGAATCAAAGGAACAGACAGAAACGTCTATTGAAATTGGGATGTTTGATCCCATTTACCAAATGTCTTATCCACAGTTAGGCGAGCAGTCCCGCTTTATGCATAAAAGCCAGGGAATGGGCAATAACATCCCTGTCGCACCGAGACAGATCAATCTAGAATTACTTTATAGCGCTGTTGGAGACAATGCCGAACTTTTCGCTGGTGTTCCTTACAATTTTAAGGAGTGGTCACAGCAGCTTCCGAAAACTGAAAATGATCTAAAAGTTCACTTTACAAAGCTTCAAGGCAAATTAGACTCGATTGTTTCTGCCTATCCAAGCAAGGAGCAGGTATTTGAGCAGTCACAGAGCACATTAAAAGAAGTGCGCAACTTACAGAACAAAACAAAGCAATCCAAGCTTTCCGCAGCGTTAAAAAATGATTTGCTTCATAAACTTTCCATAAAAGAAGAACAGCTGCAAACAGCAAGCTTTACAGCTTCACAACTGGATGTCAGCGCCTCTTCGGAATTCAACATCCTGACAAAAGGGCAAACAACAAATGTAACTGTAACCCTTAAAAATAACGGAAAACAAAAACTGCACAATGTCAGTGCTGATTTATTGGTTCCAGAAGGCTGGAATATTACCTCAAAGAATAAAACAACTCATTTGGCACCGGGAGAATCTAAACAAATTTCCTATCAAGTAGTCGTTCCGGAGGATGCCGAGTATTACCATGCCTACAAAACACCGGCCATTCAAGCAGCTGTCACCTATGAATCCACTGGAACAAAAACAAGCCAAATCAAAGATCTAAACGGTACAATCGCTGTTCTTCCGGATGTTGGTCTTACCTTATCCCCTGAAGATATTGTCGTGAATACGGCAGATATTCAGGAAGCCATCCCTGTTACGGTAAAGGTGAAAAACTACCGTGACGGTGCGGCTCAATCATCTGTTGCTTTAAAGGCTCCGGAGGGCTGGAAGGTCTCCCCAAGTAATGCAGAGGTGACATTCAGCAGCCAATTGGAAGAAAAGTCTATCGACTTTACCTTAGCACCACCGAAGGATATTAAAGCGGGTGATTTTAAAATTGCTGCGGAAGCCGCGGTTAATGGCAAAACCTTTAATTCAACTGTTCAAACCATCAATTATGACCATATTGGTACTTTCTATTACGAGTATCCTGCACAGGTGAATGGTGTGGCCTTTGAACTTTTAAAGAATGATAGTCTAAAAATTGGTTATGTGGAAAGCGGATTTGATAAAGTCGCAGACTATCTCAATAACGCTGGACTAAATGTAACAAAACTGACGGAGGCTGATTTGAAAACAGCTGATTTAAGTCAATACGATAGCATTGTTGTTGGAATTCGTGCCTACCTTTCACGGGCTGACTTAATCGCCAATAACGAACGTCTTAAAGAATATGTTTATAATGGCGGGCACTTAGTCGTTCAATACCATAAGCCGGGTGATGGCTGGAACAAAGATACGACAGCTCCGTATCCATTAACAATTGGAAATCCATCCATCAAATGGCGGGTTACAGATGAGAACGCAAAAGTAACGGTATTGCAGCCTGACTCCCCTCTTTTCAACTATCCGAATAAGATTACCGATAGTGATTGGGATCATTGGATCCAAGAAAGAGGATTATACTATCCAATGGATTGGGATAACCATTACGAAACATTTGTAAGAATGAATGACCCAGGTGAAGACCCATTCGATGGCGGGATCCTCATGGCGAAATACGGGCAAGGAACGTACCTATATACAAACCTGGTATTCTATCGTCAAATCCAAGGTCAAGTGCCAGGCGGCTACCGTATTTTCACAAACCTAATTAGCTATGGTGCCAGTAACTAA
- a CDS encoding ROK family transcriptional regulator: MSTNENKVQNKKRILQCILEHAPISRSEIAGKMKISKPTVSFLVDELIQEKWVFEKGIGESTSQGGRRPIHLYFNEKAAYIIGTDIGGTKVKIIISDLNGNIVAASSFQTEQYVHTGLLKKVAKEISVMIQKNDIDPQKILGMGAGVPGITETTGIVVEAPSLNWIRYPFIKEAARYLSFPIYVDNDVNVAALGEQWLGNAKHKENVLFIAIGTGIGSGIIIHNQLYRGSSNAAGEMGYMVTDKNDMKNEFQPIFHRYGFLESVAGGKAIGDKLTRVVQQHPDHPLYDQAKSGELTGEIAFVLAKKGDKIALKVIDEAIEHIAYGIINAASLLNPEVIILGGGVLKSSEFILPKLREIVDHYLPSSVELKVSQLGENAGVLGAVSLFLREHESIINFS, translated from the coding sequence ATGAGTACCAACGAGAACAAAGTTCAAAACAAAAAAAGAATATTGCAATGTATTTTGGAACATGCCCCAATCTCAAGGTCAGAAATTGCTGGGAAAATGAAAATTAGTAAACCGACTGTTTCATTCTTAGTCGATGAACTGATCCAGGAAAAGTGGGTGTTTGAAAAAGGAATTGGCGAATCCACCTCACAAGGAGGCAGAAGACCGATTCATTTGTATTTTAATGAAAAAGCAGCTTATATCATCGGTACAGATATCGGTGGTACAAAAGTAAAAATCATCATCAGCGATTTAAATGGAAATATCGTCGCTGCAAGCAGTTTTCAAACGGAGCAGTACGTACACACTGGTTTATTGAAGAAAGTGGCAAAAGAAATTAGCGTGATGATCCAAAAGAATGACATTGATCCGCAAAAGATTTTGGGAATGGGCGCAGGAGTTCCTGGAATAACAGAAACGACCGGAATCGTCGTCGAAGCGCCAAGCTTAAATTGGATCCGGTACCCTTTCATCAAAGAAGCTGCACGATATTTGTCCTTTCCAATTTATGTGGATAACGATGTCAATGTGGCTGCGCTTGGAGAGCAATGGCTTGGGAATGCCAAACACAAGGAAAATGTATTGTTCATTGCTATTGGCACTGGCATTGGGAGTGGAATTATTATTCATAATCAGCTCTATCGAGGATCCTCCAATGCCGCGGGTGAAATGGGGTATATGGTAACGGATAAAAACGATATGAAAAATGAATTTCAGCCAATTTTTCACCGCTACGGTTTTTTAGAGAGTGTCGCGGGCGGGAAAGCGATTGGTGACAAACTCACAAGAGTAGTACAGCAGCATCCTGACCATCCCTTATACGATCAAGCTAAATCAGGAGAACTGACAGGTGAAATAGCGTTTGTACTGGCAAAAAAAGGAGACAAAATTGCCCTTAAAGTAATAGATGAGGCGATTGAGCATATAGCCTATGGAATTATTAATGCCGCTAGTTTATTAAATCCTGAGGTTATTATTTTGGGAGGTGGTGTGTTAAAGTCATCTGAATTCATCTTACCTAAACTGCGTGAAATTGTGGATCACTATCTTCCTAGTTCAGTAGAATTGAAAGTTTCACAGTTAGGAGAGAATGCAGGTGTATTGGGAGCCGTTTCATTATTTTTACGGGAACATGAAAGCATCATTAACTTTTCTTAA
- a CDS encoding extracellular solute-binding protein, translating to MKNKKKVSIITALTLSASLLLAACGGDAEKTSNTPSKKPADKKDEAKLEEKIVVYSPHGKDILSKFEQQFEAKYNVDVEWLDMGSQEVLDRIRSEKNNPQADVWWGAPSVNFDQAKDEGLLAPYKPSYADSLDAGFHDADWNWSGTSQTPEVIMYNSKEVKKEDAPKDWDELLDAKWKDKIIIRYPLASGTMRTIFSAMIYRDFKDSNDPAKGYDWLKKLDANTKEYSANPEMMYNKVAKGEGVISVWAMPDVVMLKENKNYPFEFIVPKSGTPVLTEGIAVVKDAPHPKAAEAFYEFVNTPEAAKLLAEEFYRIPTRTDVKDLPAWITETEIKKMDIDWKVFQKESDGWMKYWDENIKSGAKEIKQ from the coding sequence GTGAAAAATAAGAAAAAAGTATCGATTATTACAGCATTAACGTTATCCGCATCCCTATTGCTTGCCGCTTGTGGCGGGGATGCTGAAAAAACTTCTAACACACCTTCAAAGAAACCGGCCGACAAGAAAGACGAAGCAAAACTTGAAGAGAAAATTGTCGTTTATTCACCACACGGAAAAGACATCCTTTCTAAATTCGAACAACAATTTGAAGCGAAATACAATGTAGATGTTGAATGGCTCGACATGGGTTCACAAGAGGTGCTTGACCGGATTCGCTCTGAAAAAAATAATCCGCAGGCAGATGTTTGGTGGGGGGCACCTTCCGTAAACTTTGACCAAGCAAAGGACGAGGGCCTTTTAGCACCGTATAAGCCATCCTATGCAGATAGTTTGGACGCAGGCTTCCACGATGCTGACTGGAATTGGTCCGGAACAAGTCAAACACCTGAAGTCATCATGTATAACAGCAAAGAGGTTAAAAAGGAAGATGCGCCTAAGGATTGGGATGAATTATTGGATGCGAAATGGAAGGATAAAATCATTATCCGATACCCGCTGGCATCTGGAACAATGAGAACCATCTTCTCCGCGATGATTTACCGTGATTTCAAAGACTCTAATGATCCAGCAAAAGGGTATGATTGGTTGAAAAAGCTGGACGCAAATACAAAGGAATATTCTGCTAACCCTGAAATGATGTACAACAAAGTCGCTAAAGGCGAAGGCGTCATCTCTGTCTGGGCCATGCCGGATGTGGTTATGTTGAAGGAAAACAAGAATTATCCATTTGAATTTATTGTTCCAAAAAGCGGAACGCCAGTCTTGACTGAAGGAATTGCTGTTGTAAAGGATGCGCCGCATCCAAAAGCTGCCGAAGCATTCTATGAATTTGTCAACACACCTGAAGCCGCTAAATTGTTGGCAGAGGAATTTTACCGAATCCCAACTAGAACAGACGTGAAAGACCTTCCTGCGTGGATTACCGAAACGGAAATTAAAAAGATGGATATCGACTGGAAAGTCTTCCAAAAAGAAAGCGACGGCTGGATGAAGTATTGGGATGAAAACATCAAGAGTGGTGCAAAAGAAATCAAACAATAG
- a CDS encoding ABC transporter ATP-binding protein, producing the protein MASIKIDHVQKAFGKVIAVDHLDLEIKDGEFFTFLGPSGCGKTTTLRMIAGFYYPTKGIIRFGDKDMTRVPPEKRNTGMVFQNYALFPHMTVFENVAFGLRVRKISANELKTRVQDVLRKVRLEKYSDRQVSQLSGGQQQRVALARALVIEPEILLLDEPLSNLDAKLRDEMRSEILRLQKEYKITTIYVTHDQAEALSMSDRIAVFNFGVCHQVGTPSEIYNQPANDFVASFIGEINLLPVKIDRVEQDHVVVSAQVGSGSKQLAVHNHPYNVNPDTKGDLSLSIRPEAIKIVEQQTEGTNILKGKIEKVEFFGSVINLSVNVDGLLLQVNLLNNRSHQLTSGADVWVQLPKDQIRVIPVISGDAS; encoded by the coding sequence ATGGCGTCGATAAAAATTGATCATGTCCAAAAAGCGTTCGGAAAAGTAATCGCAGTTGATCATTTAGACTTGGAAATCAAGGATGGAGAGTTCTTTACTTTCCTCGGTCCGAGCGGTTGTGGGAAAACGACGACCCTCAGGATGATTGCCGGCTTTTACTATCCGACAAAAGGCATTATTCGTTTTGGCGATAAAGATATGACGCGTGTACCTCCTGAAAAAAGAAATACGGGCATGGTTTTTCAAAACTATGCCCTTTTTCCTCATATGACGGTGTTTGAAAATGTAGCTTTTGGTTTAAGAGTAAGAAAAATCTCTGCAAATGAACTGAAAACACGGGTACAGGACGTACTGCGTAAAGTAAGGCTCGAGAAATATTCCGATCGTCAAGTGAGTCAGTTAAGTGGAGGACAGCAGCAGCGTGTCGCCCTTGCAAGGGCATTGGTAATTGAACCTGAAATTCTTCTCCTTGATGAGCCGCTCAGCAATCTGGATGCCAAGCTCCGGGATGAAATGAGAAGCGAAATCTTAAGACTGCAAAAAGAGTATAAAATCACGACTATTTATGTCACCCATGACCAGGCAGAGGCTTTATCGATGAGTGATCGAATTGCTGTTTTTAATTTCGGGGTATGCCACCAAGTGGGGACACCTTCTGAAATTTATAATCAGCCGGCAAATGATTTTGTGGCCAGTTTTATCGGTGAAATCAACCTTTTACCAGTTAAAATTGACCGGGTAGAGCAAGATCATGTAGTAGTATCAGCCCAAGTTGGCTCTGGGTCAAAACAATTGGCTGTACATAATCATCCGTATAATGTAAATCCAGATACGAAAGGTGACCTGTCCTTATCGATTCGCCCAGAGGCGATTAAGATTGTTGAACAGCAGACAGAGGGAACCAATATACTAAAAGGAAAAATTGAGAAAGTGGAGTTTTTTGGTTCAGTCATCAACCTGAGTGTGAATGTAGACGGCCTCCTTCTGCAAGTGAATCTATTAAACAATCGGTCTCATCAACTTACATCTGGAGCGGATGTGTGGGTCCAATTGCCGAAGGATCAAATCCGGGTGATTCCGGTCATCAGCGGTGATGCCTCATGA